The following coding sequences lie in one Burkholderia cepacia genomic window:
- the hemW gene encoding radical SAM family heme chaperone HemW has translation MSQAAETGARVVATFTSPGQVRLTSLPPLALYVHFPWCVRKCPYCDFNSHEWKGERFPETEYLDALRADLEQALPLVWGRQVHTVFIGGGTPSLLSAAGLDRMLSDVRALLPLDADAEITLEANPGTFEAAKFAQFRASGVNRLSVGIQSFNEAHLKALGRIHDTAQARAAVEIAAKNFDNFNLDLMFALPNQTLDECRTDIETALSFAPPHLSLYHLTLEPNTMFAKFPPVVPDDDASADMQEWIHARTAEAGYGRYEVSAYAKPNHQCKHNLNYWRFGDYLGIGAGAHTKLSFPNRILRQARYKHPATFIEQAKAGTAVQEEREVGARDLPFEFMLNTLRLVEGFPVHSFAERTGLPMSTIEPALQEAERRGLIARDFAQIAPTPLGQRFLNDLQELFLRDD, from the coding sequence ATGAGTCAGGCCGCGGAAACCGGCGCGCGTGTCGTCGCGACCTTCACGTCGCCCGGCCAGGTGCGACTCACGTCGCTGCCGCCGCTCGCGCTGTACGTGCATTTCCCGTGGTGCGTGCGCAAGTGCCCGTACTGCGATTTCAACTCGCACGAATGGAAAGGCGAACGGTTTCCGGAAACCGAGTACCTCGATGCGCTGCGCGCCGACCTCGAGCAGGCGCTGCCGCTCGTCTGGGGGCGGCAGGTGCATACCGTGTTCATCGGCGGCGGCACGCCGAGCCTGCTGTCGGCGGCCGGCCTCGACCGGATGCTCTCCGACGTGCGCGCGCTGCTGCCGCTCGACGCCGATGCCGAGATTACGCTCGAGGCGAATCCGGGCACGTTCGAAGCCGCGAAGTTCGCGCAGTTCCGTGCGAGCGGCGTGAACCGCCTGTCGGTCGGCATCCAGAGCTTCAACGAAGCGCACCTGAAGGCGCTCGGCCGGATTCACGACACGGCGCAAGCACGCGCGGCCGTCGAGATCGCCGCAAAGAACTTCGACAACTTCAACCTCGACCTGATGTTCGCGCTGCCGAACCAGACGCTCGACGAATGCCGCACCGACATCGAGACCGCGCTGTCGTTCGCGCCGCCGCACCTGTCGCTGTACCACCTGACGCTCGAGCCGAATACGATGTTCGCGAAGTTCCCGCCCGTCGTCCCCGACGACGACGCGTCGGCCGACATGCAGGAGTGGATCCATGCGCGCACGGCCGAGGCCGGCTACGGGCGCTATGAAGTGTCCGCGTATGCGAAGCCGAATCATCAGTGCAAGCACAACCTGAACTACTGGCGCTTCGGCGACTATCTCGGGATCGGCGCGGGCGCACACACGAAGCTGTCGTTCCCGAACCGGATCCTGCGGCAGGCACGCTACAAGCATCCGGCGACCTTCATCGAGCAGGCAAAGGCCGGCACGGCCGTACAGGAAGAGCGTGAAGTCGGTGCGCGCGACCTGCCGTTCGAGTTCATGCTGAACACGCTGCGGCTCGTCGAGGGCTTCCCGGTGCACAGCTTCGCCGAACGCACGGGCCTGCCGATGAGCACGATTGAGCCGGCGCTGCAGGAAGCGGAGCGACGCGGGCTGATCGCGCGCGATTTCGCGCAGATCGCGCCGACGCCGCTCGGCCAGCGTTTCCTCAACGACCTGCAGGAATTGTTCCTGCGCGACGATTGA
- a CDS encoding YicC/YloC family endoribonuclease, producing MIYSMTGYASATRELATATGNGGTSVSVELRTVNSRFLDLNFRMPDDVRACEPALREMLMNKLSRGKVDIRINLQRGEQSIGAGALNQSALGQLAELERSVLDSFPGVGRLRAGEILRWPGVIAESGVSAEAIRDAVLACGKEAIGELVVVRSREGAQLATMLLSNVTEMEAIVARITPLVPELIAKHQQKIVERLQEALGIAAPEGSAPIVTREEAAERIRQEVTMYGIRIDIAEELSRLTAHLNETRHVIEKGGRVGKRLDFMMQELNREANTLGSKAAAKELADASMALKLLIEQMREQVQNLE from the coding sequence ATGATCTACAGCATGACGGGCTACGCGAGCGCGACGCGCGAACTCGCGACGGCCACCGGCAACGGCGGCACCAGCGTGTCGGTCGAACTGCGCACCGTGAACTCGCGCTTCCTCGACCTCAATTTCCGGATGCCGGACGACGTGCGCGCGTGCGAACCCGCGCTGCGCGAAATGCTGATGAACAAGCTGTCGCGCGGCAAGGTCGACATTCGCATCAACCTGCAGCGCGGCGAACAGAGCATCGGCGCGGGCGCGCTGAACCAGTCGGCGCTCGGCCAGCTCGCCGAGCTCGAGCGCTCGGTGCTCGATTCGTTCCCGGGCGTCGGCCGCCTGCGCGCGGGCGAGATCCTGCGCTGGCCCGGCGTGATCGCCGAGAGCGGCGTGTCGGCGGAAGCGATCCGCGACGCGGTGCTCGCGTGCGGCAAGGAAGCGATCGGCGAGCTCGTCGTCGTGCGTTCGCGCGAAGGCGCGCAGCTGGCGACGATGCTGCTGTCGAACGTCACCGAGATGGAAGCGATCGTCGCGCGCATCACGCCGCTCGTGCCCGAGCTGATCGCGAAGCATCAGCAGAAGATCGTCGAACGGCTGCAGGAAGCGCTCGGCATCGCGGCGCCCGAGGGCAGCGCGCCGATCGTCACGCGCGAGGAAGCCGCGGAACGCATTCGTCAGGAAGTGACGATGTACGGGATCCGGATCGACATCGCGGAAGAGCTGTCGCGTCTCACCGCGCACCTGAACGAAACGCGCCATGTCATCGAGAAGGGCGGCCGCGTCGGCAAGCGTCTCGACTTCATGATGCAGGAACTGAATCGAGAAGCAAACACGCTCGGCTCGAAGGCGGCGGCGAAGGAGCTGGCCGACGCATCGATGGCGCTCAAGCTGTTGATCGAGCAGATGCGCGAGCAAGTGCAAAACCTGGAGTAA
- the rpoZ gene encoding DNA-directed RNA polymerase subunit omega: MARITVEDCLKQIPNRFELALAATYRARQLAQGHTPKIESRDKPTVVALREIAAGQVGVEMLKKVPV; this comes from the coding sequence ATGGCTCGCATTACCGTCGAAGACTGCCTGAAGCAAATCCCGAACCGCTTCGAACTGGCGCTCGCCGCCACCTACCGCGCGCGGCAGCTCGCGCAAGGCCATACGCCGAAGATCGAAAGCCGCGACAAGCCGACCGTCGTCGCGCTGCGCGAAATCGCTGCCGGCCAGGTCGGCGTCGAGATGCTGAAGAAGGTGCCGGTGTAA
- a CDS encoding chloride channel protein translates to MPRPAIPALFPALTRRSLRIWRQYGIFWLGAIVVGLAAVLYARLIDWGYESFRAMREHAVWLPLLLTPAIAAVSVWLTRRFFRGAEGSGIPQVIATLHARPSAFGARLLTLRILFGKVLISFLGILGGFTIGREGPTVQVGAALMFNLRRFYPRSNAQIERQLVLAGAAAGLSAAFNTPLAGVVFAIEELTRSFSARASGVLITAIILAGVVALGLNGNYTYFGTIDAGLHFPKLLAVAVLVTAIVTGIAGGLFCWLLLNTGRWLPAQLLGLYRERPITFAALCGFAIAVVGLVSGGTTFGSGYAEARGLLDGSQHLSVFYPFLKMISMVASYLPGIPGGIFAPSLSIGAGFGNLLHVVFSNMSLPMLIALAMVGYLAAVTQSPITSFVIVMEMINGHALVISLMATALVSSRISRFFAPPLYETLALRYLAPPAAATEPAAASAASAAASTAAATGVTGVTEPQDAAAAPADPLDTLRDEGGDEPVAATPGASSAHTPAPQGDEPAAAGANGPAQPGPRDAQ, encoded by the coding sequence ATGCCACGCCCTGCCATTCCCGCCCTGTTTCCGGCCCTCACCCGTCGCTCGCTGCGCATCTGGCGACAGTACGGCATTTTCTGGCTCGGCGCGATCGTCGTCGGGCTCGCAGCCGTACTTTACGCGCGGCTGATCGACTGGGGCTACGAGTCCTTCCGCGCGATGCGCGAGCACGCGGTGTGGCTGCCGCTGCTGTTGACGCCCGCGATCGCCGCCGTGTCGGTATGGCTCACGCGCCGGTTCTTCCGCGGCGCCGAAGGCAGCGGCATCCCGCAGGTGATCGCGACGCTGCATGCGCGCCCGAGCGCGTTCGGCGCCCGGTTGCTGACGCTGCGCATCCTGTTCGGCAAGGTGCTGATTTCGTTCCTGGGCATCCTGGGCGGCTTCACGATCGGTCGCGAGGGGCCGACCGTGCAGGTCGGCGCGGCGCTGATGTTCAACCTTCGACGCTTCTACCCGCGCTCGAACGCGCAGATCGAACGGCAGCTCGTGCTGGCCGGCGCGGCGGCCGGACTGTCGGCCGCGTTCAATACGCCGCTCGCCGGGGTCGTGTTCGCGATCGAGGAACTGACGCGCAGCTTCTCCGCGCGCGCAAGCGGCGTGCTGATCACCGCGATCATCCTCGCCGGTGTCGTCGCGCTCGGCCTGAACGGCAACTACACGTATTTCGGCACGATCGATGCCGGCCTCCATTTCCCGAAACTGCTGGCGGTCGCGGTGCTGGTCACCGCGATCGTCACGGGCATCGCGGGCGGCCTGTTCTGCTGGCTGCTGCTGAACACGGGGCGCTGGCTGCCCGCGCAACTGCTGGGCCTGTACCGCGAGCGGCCGATCACGTTCGCCGCACTGTGCGGCTTCGCGATCGCCGTCGTCGGCCTGGTGTCGGGCGGCACGACCTTCGGCAGCGGCTACGCCGAGGCGCGCGGCCTGCTCGACGGCAGCCAGCACCTGTCGGTGTTCTATCCGTTCCTGAAGATGATCTCGATGGTCGCGTCGTACCTGCCGGGCATCCCGGGCGGGATCTTCGCGCCGTCGCTGTCGATCGGCGCCGGATTCGGCAACCTGTTGCACGTCGTGTTCAGCAACATGAGCCTGCCGATGCTGATCGCACTCGCGATGGTCGGCTATCTGGCGGCCGTCACGCAGTCGCCGATCACGTCGTTCGTGATCGTGATGGAAATGATCAACGGCCATGCGCTCGTGATTTCGCTGATGGCGACCGCACTGGTGTCGAGCCGCATATCGCGCTTTTTCGCGCCGCCGCTCTACGAAACGCTCGCGCTGCGCTATCTCGCGCCGCCCGCCGCGGCCACCGAACCGGCCGCGGCATCGGCGGCGAGCGCGGCTGCGAGCACGGCGGCTGCAACCGGCGTGACCGGCGTGACGGAGCCGCAGGACGCGGCCGCCGCGCCGGCCGATCCGCTCGACACGCTGCGCGACGAAGGCGGCGACGAGCCGGTCGCTGCAACGCCGGGCGCAAGCTCGGCGCACACACCGGCCCCGCAGGGCGACGAACCGGCTGCGGCCGGCGCGAACGGCCCGGCGCAACCCGGCCCGCGCGACGCTCAGTAG
- a CDS encoding energy transducer TonB family protein, translated as MRPLLRLRVDRLRVAALAVAALLSACTITPPSSLHSILTIPSITRSGSLDQYRVEVARRVAERNPSGMLHGTPQAMLRSLVVVSFTVDGGGRLVNASVYRSNGDSEAEALALASLRRSAPLPPPPSRLLDGNGRLELMEGWLFNDDGHFQLQSTASAQAQSID; from the coding sequence ATGCGCCCCCTTCTCCGTTTGCGCGTCGACCGGCTGCGTGTTGCCGCGCTGGCCGTCGCCGCCCTGCTCTCGGCGTGCACGATCACGCCGCCGTCTTCACTGCATTCGATCCTGACGATTCCCTCGATCACGCGTAGCGGCAGTCTCGACCAGTATCGCGTCGAGGTCGCGCGGCGTGTCGCCGAACGCAATCCGTCCGGCATGCTGCACGGCACGCCGCAGGCGATGCTCCGATCGCTCGTGGTCGTGTCCTTCACTGTCGATGGCGGCGGCCGGCTCGTCAATGCGTCCGTCTATCGCAGCAACGGCGACAGCGAGGCGGAAGCGCTCGCCCTCGCGTCGCTGCGCCGCTCGGCGCCGCTGCCGCCGCCACCATCGCGGCTGCTCGACGGCAACGGCCGGCTCGAACTGATGGAAGGCTGGCTCTTCAACGACGACGGCCACTTCCAGTTGCAAAGCACGGCGTCCGCGCAAGCGCAATCGATCGACTGA
- the gmk gene encoding guanylate kinase yields the protein MIHPTHDAHTLHAGVYPGNLFMVIAPSGAGKSTLVNALLSKDSDICLSISYTTRKPRPGEQDGQHYHFTTVEDFRTRHAAHEFLESAEVHGNYYGTSRVWIEEQMKSGHDVLLEIDWQGALQVKKQFRNAVGIFILPPSLDALEERLKKRGQDEPNVITRRLLAAGSEIAHASEAEYVVINENFERALAELECIVAATRLRFASQYARHTELFIELGIHLPHAE from the coding sequence ATGATCCACCCCACTCACGACGCGCATACGCTTCACGCGGGCGTCTATCCCGGCAACCTGTTCATGGTCATTGCGCCGTCGGGCGCCGGCAAGTCGACGCTCGTGAACGCGTTGCTGTCGAAGGACAGCGACATCTGCCTGTCGATCTCGTACACGACGCGCAAGCCGCGCCCGGGCGAACAGGACGGCCAGCACTATCACTTCACGACCGTCGAGGATTTCCGCACGCGTCATGCGGCGCACGAATTCCTCGAGAGCGCGGAAGTGCACGGCAACTACTACGGCACGTCGCGCGTCTGGATCGAAGAGCAGATGAAGAGCGGCCATGACGTGCTGCTCGAGATCGACTGGCAGGGCGCACTGCAGGTGAAGAAGCAGTTCCGCAATGCGGTCGGCATCTTCATCCTGCCGCCGTCGCTCGATGCGCTCGAGGAGCGTCTGAAGAAGCGCGGCCAGGACGAACCGAACGTGATCACGCGCCGCCTGCTGGCTGCCGGCAGCGAGATCGCGCACGCGTCGGAAGCGGAATACGTGGTGATCAACGAGAATTTCGAGCGTGCGCTCGCGGAGCTCGAATGCATCGTCGCCGCGACGCGCCTGCGCTTTGCTTCGCAGTACGCGCGACACACGGAGCTGTTCATCGAGCTCGGCATCCATCTGCCCCACGCGGAATGA
- a CDS encoding YXWGXW repeat-containing protein, whose translation MAVSTVQRRIVSLALFAAGLSAVVAPFAAHADEILVGTPVIAPQGRVVIAEPVAVRTEEIVVVSPNAPPPVRYEVVPTARVGYVWERGHWRWEHGGYVWIGGHWEAERVGMQWVPGHWDQRGPNWFWTRGHWA comes from the coding sequence ATGGCTGTCTCTACTGTTCAACGTCGTATCGTTTCGCTCGCCCTGTTTGCCGCGGGCCTGTCAGCCGTCGTCGCGCCGTTTGCCGCGCATGCGGACGAGATTCTCGTCGGCACACCCGTGATCGCACCGCAGGGCCGCGTGGTCATCGCCGAGCCGGTTGCCGTGCGCACCGAGGAGATCGTCGTCGTTTCGCCGAACGCACCGCCGCCCGTGCGCTACGAGGTCGTGCCGACCGCGCGCGTGGGCTACGTGTGGGAGCGTGGGCACTGGCGCTGGGAGCATGGCGGCTACGTGTGGATCGGCGGCCACTGGGAAGCCGAGCGCGTCGGCATGCAATGGGTGCCGGGCCACTGGGACCAGCGCGGTCCGAACTGGTTCTGGACCCGTGGCCACTGGGCGTGA
- a CDS encoding MFS transporter produces the protein MSASPPTVAHATGSAGAVSHRRIVFASFIGTAIEFYDFYVYATAAALVIGPVFFPHGSATAQALSAFVTFGIAFIARPIGSFLFGHFGDRIGRKSTLVASLLVMGVSTTAIGFVPGYDAIGALAPVLLCVLRFGQGIGLGGEWGGAALLATEHAPQGKRGWFGMFPQLGPSVGFLMSNGLFFALALSLSDEQFRSWGWRIPFLVSAVLVALGLYVRLKITETPAFQAALDRNERVRVPVATLVTQHWQPTLLGALAMVVCYTLFYISTVFSLSYGVSALHIPRQSFLGLLCFAVVFMGLATPLSAWASDRFGRKPVLIVGAIAALLSGFAMEPLLGSGSMPLVALFLTIELFLMGVTFAPMGALLPELFPTNVRYTGAGVAYNLGGILGASIAPYIAQLLAARGGLSWVGGYVSVAAAISLIGVLLMRETRDASLV, from the coding sequence ATGTCCGCATCCCCCCCGACCGTTGCTCACGCAACCGGTTCGGCCGGCGCCGTCAGCCACCGGCGCATCGTGTTCGCGAGCTTCATCGGCACCGCGATCGAGTTCTACGATTTCTACGTGTATGCGACGGCCGCCGCGCTCGTCATCGGCCCCGTGTTCTTCCCGCACGGCTCCGCGACCGCGCAGGCGCTGTCCGCGTTCGTCACGTTCGGCATCGCATTCATTGCCCGCCCGATCGGCTCGTTCCTGTTCGGGCACTTCGGCGACCGCATCGGCCGCAAGTCGACGCTCGTCGCATCGCTGCTCGTGATGGGCGTGTCGACCACCGCGATCGGCTTCGTGCCCGGCTACGACGCGATCGGCGCGCTCGCACCGGTGCTGCTGTGCGTGCTGCGCTTCGGCCAGGGGATCGGCCTCGGCGGTGAATGGGGCGGCGCGGCGCTGCTCGCGACCGAGCACGCGCCGCAGGGCAAGCGCGGCTGGTTCGGGATGTTCCCGCAACTCGGACCGTCGGTGGGCTTCCTGATGTCGAACGGCCTGTTCTTCGCGCTCGCGCTGTCGCTGTCCGACGAGCAGTTCCGCAGCTGGGGCTGGCGCATTCCGTTCCTCGTCAGCGCGGTGCTCGTCGCGCTCGGCCTGTACGTGCGGCTCAAGATCACCGAAACGCCCGCGTTCCAGGCCGCACTCGACCGTAACGAGCGCGTACGCGTGCCGGTCGCGACGCTCGTCACGCAGCACTGGCAGCCGACGCTGCTCGGCGCGCTCGCGATGGTCGTCTGCTACACGCTGTTCTATATCTCGACGGTGTTCTCGCTGTCGTACGGCGTGTCGGCGCTGCATATTCCGCGCCAGAGCTTCCTCGGGCTGCTGTGTTTCGCCGTCGTGTTCATGGGGCTCGCGACACCGCTTTCCGCGTGGGCGTCGGACCGCTTCGGCCGCAAGCCGGTGCTGATCGTCGGCGCGATCGCCGCGTTGCTGTCGGGTTTCGCGATGGAGCCGTTGCTCGGCAGCGGCTCGATGCCGCTCGTCGCGCTGTTCCTGACGATCGAGCTGTTCCTGATGGGTGTGACGTTCGCGCCGATGGGCGCGTTGCTGCCGGAACTGTTCCCGACCAACGTCCGCTATACGGGCGCGGGCGTGGCGTACAACCTCGGCGGGATCCTCGGCGCGTCGATCGCACCGTATATCGCGCAACTGCTGGCGGCGCGCGGCGGGCTGTCATGGGTCGGCGGATACGTGTCGGTCGCGGCGGCGATCAGCCTGATCGGCGTGCTGCTGATGCGCGAAACGCGCGACGCATCGCTCGTCTGA
- the minD gene encoding septum site-determining protein MinD: MAKIIVVTSGKGGVGKTTTSASFASGIALRGHKTAVIDFDVGLRNLDLIMGCERRVVYDLVNVIQGEANLNQALIKDKKCENLFILPASQTRDKDALTRDGVEKVLNDLVAMDFEYIVCDSPAGIEAGALHAMYFADEALIVTNPEVSSVRDSDRILGILSSKTKRATEGKDPIKEHLLITRYSPKRVSEGEMLSLEDISEILRIKLIGVVPESEAVLHASNQGLPAVHIDGTDVAEAYKDVVSRFLGEDKPLRFTDYQKPGLLQRLFGSK; the protein is encoded by the coding sequence ATGGCAAAAATCATCGTGGTGACCTCGGGCAAGGGCGGCGTGGGCAAGACGACGACGAGCGCGAGCTTTGCGTCCGGTATCGCGCTGCGCGGCCACAAGACGGCTGTGATCGACTTCGACGTCGGCCTGCGCAACCTCGATCTGATCATGGGCTGCGAGCGTCGCGTCGTGTATGACCTCGTGAACGTGATCCAGGGCGAAGCGAACCTGAACCAGGCGCTGATCAAGGACAAGAAGTGCGAGAACCTGTTCATCCTGCCGGCGTCGCAGACGCGCGACAAGGATGCGCTGACGCGCGACGGCGTCGAGAAGGTGCTGAACGACCTCGTCGCGATGGACTTCGAATACATCGTCTGCGATTCGCCGGCCGGTATCGAGGCCGGCGCGCTGCACGCGATGTACTTCGCGGATGAAGCGCTGATCGTCACGAACCCGGAAGTGTCGTCGGTGCGCGACTCCGACCGCATTCTCGGCATCCTGTCGTCGAAGACGAAGCGCGCGACCGAAGGCAAGGATCCGATCAAGGAGCACCTGCTGATCACGCGTTACAGCCCGAAGCGCGTGAGCGAAGGCGAGATGCTGTCGCTCGAGGACATCAGCGAGATCCTGCGCATCAAGCTGATTGGCGTGGTGCCCGAGTCGGAAGCCGTGCTGCATGCATCGAACCAGGGTCTGCCGGCCGTGCATATCGACGGTACCGACGTCGCCGAAGCGTACAAGGACGTCGTCTCGCGCTTCCTCGGCGAGGACAAGCCGCTGCGCTTCACCGATTACCAGAAGCCGGGCCTGCTGCAGCGCCTCTTCGGCAGCAAGTAA
- the rph gene encoding ribonuclease PH: MTSSVSRPSGRRADELRKVALTRHYTKHAEGSVLVEFGDTKVLCTASVSERVPDFLRDRGQGWLTAEYGMLPRATHTRSDREAARGKQTGRTQEIQRLIGRALRAVFDLEALGPRTIHIDCDVIQADGGTRTASITGAFVAAHDAVSKLIAAGKLTRSPITDHVAAISVGVYEGAPVLDLDYAEDSQCDTDMNVVMTGAGGFVEVQGTAEGVPFSRAEMNALLDLAQGGIAELVQLQKDVLGA; this comes from the coding sequence ATGACGTCTTCCGTTTCCCGCCCGAGCGGCCGCCGCGCCGACGAACTGCGCAAGGTCGCCCTCACGCGCCACTACACGAAACACGCCGAAGGCTCGGTGCTGGTCGAATTCGGCGACACCAAGGTGCTCTGCACCGCGAGCGTCTCCGAACGCGTGCCCGACTTCCTGCGCGACCGCGGGCAAGGCTGGCTGACGGCCGAATACGGGATGCTGCCGCGCGCGACGCACACGCGCAGCGACCGTGAAGCCGCGCGCGGCAAGCAGACGGGCCGCACGCAGGAAATTCAGCGCCTGATCGGCCGCGCGCTGCGCGCGGTGTTCGATCTCGAGGCGCTCGGCCCGCGCACGATCCACATCGACTGCGACGTGATCCAGGCCGACGGCGGCACGCGCACCGCGAGCATCACCGGCGCCTTCGTCGCCGCGCACGACGCCGTGTCGAAGCTGATCGCGGCCGGCAAGCTCACGCGCTCGCCGATCACCGACCACGTCGCCGCGATCTCGGTCGGCGTGTACGAAGGCGCGCCGGTGCTCGACCTCGACTACGCGGAAGATTCGCAGTGCGATACCGACATGAACGTCGTGATGACGGGTGCCGGCGGTTTCGTCGAAGTCCAGGGCACGGCCGAAGGCGTGCCGTTCTCGCGCGCCGAGATGAACGCGCTGCTCGACCTCGCGCAGGGCGGGATCGCCGAGCTCGTGCAGCTTCAGAAAGACGTGCTGGGCGCCTGA
- the waaC gene encoding lipopolysaccharide heptosyltransferase I — protein sequence MKRILIVKVTSLGDVVQTLPVVADLHRAFPGVTVDWAVDESCAEVVRWHPGVSAVLCAPLRRFKKLRNTGDLKAISSSIGALRAHRYDAVIDLHGVYKSAIISALARAARRVGYQTQDLGETGARFAYSHRFGPRPDCDAWHGMRVSAGEALGYRPEGLATYGIVPPQGANLPAAVTDGAPFMLLFHATSNPDKKWPADHWAALATQMMARGVRVLLPWGSSAEHDDAKDIAARAPGAVVLPAMTVRELGAALGRAALVVGVDTGFVHMAHALQRPTVMIFVATSRHHCGIGGAPNALSIGEPGAMPSVDEALDAIDAVAPAYGALRARLTA from the coding sequence GTGAAACGCATCCTCATCGTGAAAGTGACGTCGCTCGGCGACGTCGTCCAGACGTTGCCCGTCGTCGCCGATCTGCATCGCGCCTTTCCGGGCGTGACGGTCGACTGGGCCGTGGACGAATCGTGTGCCGAGGTCGTGCGCTGGCATCCGGGCGTGAGCGCCGTGCTGTGCGCGCCGCTGCGCCGCTTCAAGAAGCTCCGCAACACCGGCGACCTGAAGGCGATTTCGTCGTCGATCGGCGCGTTGCGGGCGCATCGCTACGATGCGGTCATCGACCTGCACGGCGTGTACAAGAGCGCGATCATTTCGGCGCTGGCGCGTGCGGCGCGCCGTGTCGGCTACCAGACCCAGGATCTCGGCGAAACGGGCGCGCGTTTCGCGTATTCGCATCGTTTCGGCCCGCGGCCGGACTGCGATGCGTGGCACGGCATGCGCGTGAGCGCCGGCGAAGCGCTCGGCTACCGGCCCGAAGGCCTCGCCACCTACGGCATCGTCCCGCCGCAGGGCGCGAACCTGCCGGCGGCCGTGACCGATGGTGCACCGTTCATGCTGCTGTTCCATGCGACGTCCAATCCCGACAAGAAATGGCCGGCCGACCATTGGGCCGCGCTGGCCACGCAGATGATGGCGCGCGGCGTGCGGGTGCTGTTGCCGTGGGGATCGAGCGCCGAGCATGACGACGCGAAGGACATCGCCGCGCGTGCGCCGGGCGCAGTCGTATTACCGGCGATGACTGTGCGCGAACTCGGCGCGGCGCTCGGACGGGCCGCGCTGGTGGTGGGGGTCGATACGGGATTCGTTCACATGGCGCATGCGTTGCAGCGGCCGACCGTGATGATCTTCGTCGCGACTTCGCGCCACCATTGCGGTATCGGCGGTGCGCCGAATGCCCTGTCGATCGGCGAGCCGGGCGCGATGCCATCCGTCGACGAGGCGCTGGACGCGATCGATGCGGTCGCCCCTGCCTATGGCGCGCTGCGCGCGCGCCTGACCGCCTGA
- the minE gene encoding cell division topological specificity factor MinE gives MSILSFLLGEKKKSASVAKERLQLIIAHERVGGRPPADYLPALQKELVAVISKYVHISNDDIRVSLERQDDLEVLEVKIEIPQA, from the coding sequence ATGTCCATCCTTTCGTTTCTCCTCGGCGAGAAGAAGAAATCCGCATCGGTCGCGAAGGAGCGCCTGCAGCTCATCATCGCGCACGAGCGGGTCGGTGGCCGGCCGCCGGCCGATTACCTGCCGGCGCTGCAGAAGGAACTCGTCGCGGTCATCTCGAAGTACGTCCATATTTCGAACGATGACATCCGCGTGAGCCTCGAGCGCCAGGACGACCTCGAAGTCCTCGAAGTGAAGATCGAGATTCCGCAAGCCTGA
- the rdgB gene encoding RdgB/HAM1 family non-canonical purine NTP pyrophosphatase: MPGDHTIAPLSRIVLASNNAGKLREFTALFSTVGIEIVPQGELAVPEAEEPFGTFIENALTKARHASRLTGLPAIADDSGLCVRVLRGAPGVYSARYAQRAGRDKGDAANNAYLVEQLRGVDDRRAYYCCVLALVRHVDDPEPLFAEGRWTGEIVDTPRGKHGFGYDPYFYLPALGATAAELDPAVKNTHSHRALALKALLARLAEEA, from the coding sequence ATGCCGGGCGACCACACCATCGCGCCGCTGTCGCGCATCGTTCTCGCGTCGAACAACGCCGGCAAGCTGCGCGAATTCACCGCGCTGTTCTCGACGGTCGGCATCGAGATCGTCCCGCAGGGCGAGCTCGCGGTGCCCGAAGCGGAAGAGCCGTTCGGCACGTTCATCGAGAACGCGCTGACGAAGGCGCGCCACGCGTCGCGGCTCACCGGACTGCCGGCGATTGCCGACGATTCGGGCCTGTGCGTGCGCGTGCTGCGCGGCGCGCCGGGCGTCTACTCGGCGCGTTATGCACAGCGCGCGGGCCGCGACAAGGGCGACGCCGCGAACAACGCGTATCTCGTCGAGCAGTTGCGCGGCGTCGACGACCGGCGCGCATACTATTGCTGCGTGCTCGCGCTCGTGCGCCACGTGGACGATCCCGAACCGCTGTTCGCCGAAGGGCGCTGGACCGGGGAAATCGTCGACACGCCGCGCGGCAAGCATGGATTCGGCTACGACCCGTATTTCTACCTGCCGGCGCTCGGCGCGACGGCCGCGGAACTCGATCCGGCCGTGAAGAACACGCACAGCCATCGCGCGCTGGCGCTCAAGGCGCTGCTGGCGCGGCTCGCGGAGGAAGCATGA